A single genomic interval of Spirosoma linguale DSM 74 harbors:
- a CDS encoding 3-carboxy-cis,cis-muconate cycloisomerase (TIGRFAM: 3-carboxy-cis,cis-muconate cycloisomerase~PFAM: fumarate lyase; Adenylosuccinate lyase-like~KEGG: aci:ACIAD1707 3-carboxy-cis,cis-muconate cycloisomerase (3-carboxymuconate lactonizing enzyme) (CMLE)), producing MSLYSSLFYSPDMQSLLSEETTVAHMLRFEAALATAQANNGLIPTPSAERIAACCTVELLDWERLKKDIALSGNAAIPLVKQLTEVVRKRDEEAAGFVHLGATSQDVVDTATVLTIKSVLDWLDDKLSALANRLIALTQAHRQTVMIGRTLLQQAKPITFGLKTALWLDGLGRSQQRLAACRQRVLVLQLAGAVGSRNASIPDAVHQETANLLGLESSVSWHTQRDNIAELAAVMGILSGSLAKIANDVMLLMQTEIAEVLEGKAAGKGSSSTMPHKRNPVTTTAILANANRVPNLVATMLSAMPQEHERSAGRWHSEWDVLTDIMQLTAGSVERSLELLDNLEVDSQRMRQNLELTNGLIYAETISLALAPKLGKATAHELVEKACAVAIAEQKHLKDVLREQAIDVADLDKLFKPENSLGQALEIIDFILHRFVHS from the coding sequence ATGAGCCTGTATTCCAGCCTGTTTTATAGTCCAGATATGCAGTCGTTACTGTCTGAAGAAACAACGGTGGCGCATATGCTTCGGTTTGAAGCGGCATTGGCGACGGCTCAGGCAAATAATGGCCTCATCCCAACGCCTTCAGCCGAACGGATTGCGGCTTGCTGTACTGTTGAGTTGCTGGATTGGGAGCGGCTCAAAAAAGACATTGCCCTGAGTGGGAATGCCGCGATTCCGCTGGTCAAACAACTTACCGAAGTTGTCAGAAAGCGGGATGAAGAAGCCGCTGGATTTGTGCATCTGGGTGCAACCAGCCAGGACGTGGTCGATACGGCAACCGTATTGACCATCAAAAGTGTGCTCGATTGGCTGGACGACAAACTCTCGGCACTGGCTAATAGGCTGATTGCCCTGACGCAGGCGCATCGCCAGACCGTTATGATCGGCCGGACGTTGTTGCAACAGGCAAAACCCATCACCTTCGGCCTGAAAACGGCCTTGTGGCTGGACGGTCTCGGCCGCAGTCAGCAACGGCTGGCAGCTTGTCGGCAACGGGTGCTTGTGCTGCAACTGGCGGGGGCGGTGGGCAGCCGCAATGCGTCGATTCCAGATGCAGTGCATCAGGAGACCGCGAATTTATTAGGGCTGGAGTCTTCCGTTTCCTGGCATACGCAGCGGGATAACATAGCCGAACTGGCCGCTGTGATGGGCATTCTTTCGGGTAGTCTGGCTAAGATAGCGAACGATGTTATGCTGTTGATGCAGACCGAGATTGCCGAAGTGCTGGAAGGAAAAGCGGCTGGTAAAGGCAGCTCCAGTACGATGCCGCACAAACGCAACCCGGTCACCACAACGGCCATTCTGGCCAACGCCAATCGGGTGCCGAATTTAGTAGCCACAATGCTGTCGGCCATGCCGCAGGAACACGAACGCTCCGCCGGGCGCTGGCATTCGGAGTGGGACGTACTCACCGACATCATGCAGCTTACAGCCGGGTCTGTTGAACGCTCCTTGGAGTTGCTTGATAATCTCGAAGTGGATTCGCAACGTATGCGACAAAACCTCGAACTGACCAACGGCCTGATCTACGCCGAAACCATTTCGCTGGCGCTGGCTCCCAAACTGGGGAAAGCCACCGCCCATGAACTGGTCGAAAAAGCGTGTGCGGTGGCTATTGCGGAACAGAAACACTTAAAAGACGTGCTTCGGGAACAAGCCATTGATGTAGCTGATCTGGACAAGCTTTTCAAGCCGGAAAACTCGCTGGGGCAGGCGCTGGAGATTATTGATTTTATTCTGCACCGCTTTGTACATTCATAG
- a CDS encoding RES domain protein (PFAM: RES domain protein~KEGG: eca:ECA2803 hypothetical protein), with protein MDVYRILKEPYWDDPLSVIGAEIAGGRWNPPGTGILYTATSPALALLETLVHFPKISYNQLPSLRVFTLQIPDGQVRWIDPNLLPDEWAYPTALPLTQSIFGEWLQNPVDLAIGVPSVVMDISYNVLLHPKHPLYQTISISNSQELILDQRLWSGPSL; from the coding sequence TTGGACGTTTATCGCATTTTAAAGGAGCCTTATTGGGATGACCCTTTATCGGTGATCGGGGCCGAAATTGCTGGTGGTCGGTGGAACCCACCGGGTACAGGTATTCTGTATACGGCTACTTCGCCAGCCCTTGCCTTGCTGGAAACCCTGGTTCACTTCCCTAAAATCTCCTACAATCAACTGCCTTCGTTACGGGTTTTCACTCTGCAAATTCCAGACGGTCAGGTTCGCTGGATTGATCCCAACCTGCTGCCTGATGAGTGGGCCTACCCAACAGCCTTGCCCCTGACGCAGTCAATCTTTGGGGAGTGGCTGCAAAATCCGGTTGATCTTGCTATCGGTGTGCCGTCGGTCGTGATGGATATCTCCTACAATGTACTGTTGCACCCGAAGCATCCCCTATATCAAACCATCAGTATTTCAAACAGCCAGGAATTGATTCTCGACCAACGCTTATGGAGCGGTCCAAGCCTCTGA
- a CDS encoding protocatechuate 3,4-dioxygenase, beta subunit (TIGRFAM: protocatechuate 3,4-dioxygenase, beta subunit~PFAM: intradiol ring-cleavage dioxygenase~KEGG: pol:Bpro_0627 protocatechuate 3,4- dioxygenase, beta subunit) produces the protein MSELIYNHFDREVHPPYLSPEYKSTVLRAPSKPLIVIKQSLSELTGPVFGEAHVGPLDHDLTKNSVRNGEPLGERIIVHGKVMDENGRPIPHTLIEIWQANSAGRYVHKVDQHDAPIDPNFLGTGRVLTDADGHYRFYTIKPGAYPWGNHYNAWRPNHIHFSLFGPNITTRLVTQMYFPGDPLLEYDPVFLGVPPKGRELLISQFDLSVTEPHFALGYRFDFVLRGHNSTPFETA, from the coding sequence ATGAGCGAACTTATCTACAATCACTTCGATCGGGAGGTACACCCGCCTTATCTGTCCCCGGAGTACAAATCAACGGTGCTAAGGGCACCGTCAAAACCGCTGATTGTTATTAAACAGTCGCTTTCGGAGCTGACCGGTCCGGTTTTCGGGGAAGCCCATGTCGGTCCGCTTGATCATGATCTGACGAAAAATTCCGTTCGAAACGGCGAACCTCTGGGCGAACGGATCATTGTGCATGGTAAGGTCATGGACGAAAACGGGCGTCCCATTCCGCACACGCTGATCGAGATCTGGCAGGCCAATTCGGCGGGTCGGTACGTGCATAAAGTTGACCAGCACGACGCACCCATTGACCCTAATTTTCTGGGAACGGGCCGCGTACTAACCGATGCCGACGGGCACTACCGGTTTTATACCATAAAGCCGGGGGCGTATCCGTGGGGCAACCATTACAACGCCTGGCGGCCCAACCACATTCACTTTTCGCTGTTCGGCCCGAATATCACGACGCGTCTGGTTACGCAGATGTACTTTCCCGGCGACCCGCTGCTGGAGTATGACCCGGTCTTTCTGGGCGTTCCCCCCAAAGGCCGGGAGTTGTTGATTTCGCAGTTCGACCTGAGCGTTACCGAACCCCATTTCGCCCTGGGCTACCGGTTCGATTTTGTGCTGAGAGGGCACAACTCAACACCATTTGAAACGGCTTAA
- a CDS encoding protocatechuate 3,4-dioxygenase, alpha subunit (KEGG: pol:Bpro_0628 protocatechuate 3,4- dioxygenase, alpha subunit~TIGRFAM: protocatechuate 3,4-dioxygenase, alpha subunit~PFAM: intradiol ring-cleavage dioxygenase) yields MPLQTPSQTVGPYFAYGLTPEQYGYDFKSLVENQLVNPLDEPNAITITGNVFDGEGVIIPDALIEIWDAHNKLFGRMGTGTDTQNRFVFHALKPGPVDGQAPHLSVIVFMRGQPIHSYTRLYFSDEAVANESDPVLNLVPAERRQTLIAHKTSTGYLFDIYMQGEQETVFFEV; encoded by the coding sequence ATGCCACTACAAACACCTTCACAAACCGTTGGCCCTTATTTCGCGTACGGACTGACGCCGGAGCAATACGGGTATGATTTCAAAAGCCTGGTGGAAAATCAGTTGGTAAATCCACTCGATGAACCGAACGCCATCACGATTACCGGAAACGTCTTCGATGGTGAGGGCGTCATAATTCCCGATGCGCTGATTGAGATATGGGACGCCCATAACAAGCTATTCGGCCGGATGGGGACGGGTACTGACACCCAGAACCGCTTTGTTTTCCACGCGCTCAAACCCGGTCCTGTAGATGGGCAGGCACCTCACCTGTCGGTCATCGTGTTCATGCGCGGCCAACCAATTCATTCCTACACCCGGCTGTACTTCTCCGACGAAGCAGTCGCCAATGAATCGGACCCGGTCTTGAATCTGGTCCCAGCCGAACGACGTCAAACGCTCATTGCTCATAAAACCTCGACCGGTTATCTGTTCGATATATACATGCAGGGTGAGCAGGAAACCGTATTTTTCGAGGTCTAA
- a CDS encoding transcriptional regulator, AraC family (PFAM: helix-turn-helix- domain containing protein AraC type~SMART: Helix-turn-helix, AraC domain~KEGG: avn:Avin_14410 transcriptional regulator PobR (AraC family)): MSIRLRNFEGLYGDNHHPFTDGFIHHELLEVRSQLYDWDIDEHLHTDLIQLFFFTSGDGVLVSELRRITLTPPCMLLIPTNTLHGFAFQSNMVGEVFTIAEQSLDGFSKLIPTVFLEINQLSQYPLDGLTDEFDTLQWIKNQLIRELNDDRPEKKAQLHSLLQLLLISLYRMRQESAIVGAVSTNRTLQYFNAFQKLIRQSIHELKTIQEYAAALNITAVHLNRICQSVVKKSALQIVHDNLTNEAKKYLLNTTYSLSEISYVLSFKDPAYFSRLFKKQTGLSPGQFRKLGKM; encoded by the coding sequence ATGTCAATTCGTCTCCGCAATTTTGAAGGTTTGTACGGCGATAATCACCATCCGTTTACCGACGGGTTCATCCATCATGAGTTACTGGAAGTCCGCAGTCAACTCTACGACTGGGACATCGACGAGCATCTGCATACTGATTTAATCCAACTGTTCTTTTTTACGTCGGGCGATGGCGTGCTTGTGTCGGAACTGCGACGAATTACGCTTACGCCCCCCTGCATGTTGCTGATTCCGACCAATACGCTGCACGGATTTGCCTTTCAGTCGAATATGGTTGGGGAAGTTTTTACCATTGCCGAGCAGTCGCTGGATGGCTTTTCGAAGTTGATACCGACCGTTTTTCTGGAGATAAACCAGTTGAGTCAATATCCGCTTGATGGACTTACCGACGAGTTCGACACGCTGCAATGGATTAAGAATCAACTAATCCGGGAGCTGAATGACGACAGGCCTGAGAAAAAAGCGCAGCTCCATTCGTTGCTTCAACTGCTATTAATCAGCCTGTACCGAATGCGGCAGGAGTCAGCCATTGTGGGGGCCGTGTCAACGAATCGTACGCTTCAGTATTTCAACGCGTTTCAGAAGCTTATCCGCCAGTCAATTCATGAACTTAAAACGATACAGGAATATGCCGCTGCGTTAAACATCACTGCCGTTCACCTCAACCGAATCTGCCAGTCTGTCGTCAAAAAATCGGCCCTGCAAATCGTTCACGACAACCTCACCAACGAAGCAAAGAAGTACCTGCTCAACACGACGTATTCGTTGTCCGAAATATCGTATGTGCTGAGCTTCAAAGATCCCGCCTATTTTTCGAGGCTCTTCAAAAAACAAACCGGACTTTCACCCGGTCAGTTTCGGAAGTTGGGGAAGATGTAG